The Sphingobacterium bambusae genome includes a window with the following:
- a CDS encoding LamG domain-containing protein → MNLQYISKLICGLLIGITFASCQKMDRPAMNIIPDDTARINGPLQLYLPFEDDLTDSAQYNKASEAGTFSFIEGPKGKAFKGTANSYLQYPLPQRLADAGSFTISFWMNTAKHTGGAQGIFVLPNTGDFWGNVFAIVEGNDSPTDNSMLLKFTFMGNWIEFNGNNGLSRLPDMYGKWKHLTFTYDGTTSVFAAYLDGVKLDLPQNVSNRTKNNAPLGALKFANPSRFVIGGFQQHIGISGARDSWMLSYTGALDQFRVFTRALSPQEVNNLYTGR, encoded by the coding sequence ATGAATTTACAATATATATCAAAATTAATTTGTGGCCTACTAATAGGGATCACATTTGCTAGTTGTCAAAAAATGGACCGCCCTGCGATGAACATTATTCCAGATGATACCGCACGTATTAATGGTCCTTTACAGCTTTATCTTCCGTTCGAAGATGATCTTACGGACAGCGCACAATACAACAAAGCTTCTGAAGCTGGAACTTTTTCTTTCATCGAAGGGCCAAAAGGCAAAGCTTTTAAAGGAACCGCAAATTCCTACTTACAGTATCCACTCCCACAGCGCCTAGCAGACGCTGGAAGTTTTACAATTAGCTTTTGGATGAATACAGCGAAGCATACTGGTGGAGCACAAGGTATTTTCGTACTCCCAAACACGGGTGATTTTTGGGGAAATGTTTTTGCGATAGTCGAAGGCAATGACTCTCCTACAGACAATTCCATGTTACTGAAATTTACCTTCATGGGAAACTGGATAGAATTTAATGGCAACAATGGTTTATCCCGTTTGCCAGACATGTACGGAAAATGGAAGCATTTAACATTTACATACGATGGTACAACATCCGTTTTTGCAGCGTATCTAGACGGCGTAAAGCTTGATCTTCCACAAAATGTAAGCAATAGAACCAAAAACAACGCCCCTCTTGGAGCATTAAAATTTGCCAACCCTTCGAGATTTGTAATAGGAGGTTTTCAACAACACATAGGCATCAGTGGAGCTAGAGATAGCTGGATGCTCTCCTACACGGGAGCGTTAGATCAATTCAGAGTTTTCACAAGAGCCTTAAGCCCTCAAGAAGTCAACAATTTATACACCGGTAGATAG